In the Streptomyces sp. f51 genome, one interval contains:
- a CDS encoding amino acid permease, with protein sequence MLDQGAPPQSPPTSAPSSPGLGARLMRRKPVEALVQEGGHGEGGSLRRSLGLWQLTMISIGATLGTGIFVVLGQAVPKAGPAVTLSFVIAGVTALFSALSYAELAGTIPVAGSSYSYAYATMGELIAWICGWCLVLEYGVSVAAVAVGWGEYLNELLDGTIGVTIPDALSAPPGDGGVFNLPALIVVLLAMAFLLGGARESARANTIMVAVKIAALVLFCAIGVQGLRSGNYEHFMPLGMAGVSAAGATLFFSYIGFDAASTAGEEAKDPQRDLPRAIMLSLVIVTALYVLVAAVAVGAKPWRQFGDAHAALAEIMKEVTGQTFWGTLLAACAVIAIASVVLTVLYGQTRILFAMGRDGLVPKVFARVHPKTGTPRANTVIVSLFCGVLAAAIPLGQLADATSIGTLFAFALVNVAVVVLRRTRPAMRRTFRVPFAPVFPVIGFLLCLWMMASLSAVTWAVFGVWMAVGLVFYFSYGYRRSRMAAAEPAVAEQP encoded by the coding sequence GTGCTCGATCAAGGCGCACCCCCGCAGTCCCCACCCACCTCCGCCCCGTCCTCCCCGGGCCTCGGCGCCCGTCTCATGCGCCGCAAGCCGGTGGAAGCCCTGGTGCAGGAAGGCGGACACGGTGAGGGCGGCTCGCTGCGGCGCTCCCTCGGCCTGTGGCAGCTCACCATGATCAGCATCGGCGCCACGCTCGGCACCGGCATCTTCGTGGTCCTCGGCCAGGCCGTCCCCAAGGCCGGACCCGCGGTCACCCTGTCCTTCGTCATCGCCGGTGTCACGGCGCTGTTCTCCGCCCTCTCCTACGCGGAACTCGCCGGCACCATCCCGGTCGCCGGGTCCTCGTACTCGTACGCGTACGCAACCATGGGAGAGCTGATCGCCTGGATCTGCGGCTGGTGTCTGGTCCTGGAGTACGGCGTCTCGGTCGCGGCCGTCGCGGTCGGCTGGGGCGAGTACCTGAACGAACTGCTCGACGGCACGATCGGCGTCACCATCCCGGACGCGCTCTCCGCGCCGCCCGGCGACGGCGGTGTCTTCAACCTGCCCGCGCTCATCGTCGTCCTGCTCGCGATGGCGTTCCTGCTCGGCGGCGCCCGCGAGTCGGCGCGCGCCAACACCATCATGGTGGCCGTGAAGATCGCCGCCCTGGTGCTGTTCTGCGCGATCGGGGTCCAGGGTCTGCGCTCGGGCAACTACGAGCACTTCATGCCGCTCGGCATGGCGGGCGTCAGCGCCGCGGGCGCCACCCTGTTCTTCTCCTACATCGGCTTCGACGCCGCCTCCACCGCCGGTGAGGAGGCCAAGGACCCGCAGCGCGACCTGCCCCGCGCGATCATGCTCTCGCTGGTCATCGTGACCGCCCTGTACGTCCTGGTCGCGGCCGTCGCCGTCGGCGCGAAGCCCTGGCGGCAGTTCGGCGACGCGCACGCGGCGCTCGCGGAGATCATGAAGGAGGTCACCGGGCAGACCTTCTGGGGCACGCTCCTGGCCGCCTGCGCCGTCATCGCCATCGCCAGTGTCGTGCTGACCGTCCTGTACGGCCAGACCCGCATCCTGTTCGCCATGGGCCGGGACGGTCTGGTGCCCAAGGTGTTCGCCCGGGTCCACCCGAAGACCGGCACGCCCCGCGCCAACACCGTCATCGTCTCGCTGTTCTGCGGTGTCCTCGCCGCCGCGATCCCGCTCGGCCAGCTCGCCGACGCCACCAGCATCGGCACCCTGTTCGCCTTCGCGCTGGTCAACGTCGCCGTCGTCGTGCTGCGCCGGACGCGCCCGGCCATGCGCCGCACCTTCCGGGTTCCGTTCGCGCCGGTGTTCCCCGTGATCGGCTTCCTGCTGTGCCTGTGGATGATGGCCAGTCTCTCTGCCGTCACCTGGGCGGTCTTCGGCGTCTGGATGGCCGTGGGGCTCGTGTTCTACTTCAGTTACGGCTACCGCCGGTCCCGGATGGCGGCCGCGGAACCCGCCGTCGCCGAGCAACCGTAG
- a CDS encoding GuaB1 family IMP dehydrogenase-related protein yields MRFLNDIQPPYDLTYDDVFMVPSRSAVGSRQGVDLASPDGSGTTIPLVVANMTAIAGRRMAETVARRGGLVVIPQDIPIDVITEVVTWVKGRHLVLDTPIVLAPHQTVADALALLPKRAHNAGVVVDEDGRPVGVVTDTDLSGVDRFTQLSEVMSKDLLLLDADIAPREAFNRLDAANRRYAPAVDADGKLAGILTRTGALRATLYTPATDANGRLRVAAAVGINGDVAGKAKQLLDAGVDTLVIDTAHGHQESMISAVRTVRALDPQVPIVAGNIVAAEGVKDLIDAGADIIKVGVGPGAMCTTRMMTGVGRPQFSAVLECAAEAKKYGKHVWADGGVRHPRDVAMALAAGASNVMIGSWFAGTYESPGDLQQDAHGRLYKESFGMASARAVKNRTSEESAYDRARKALFEEGISTSRMFLDPARPGVEDLIDSIIAGVRSSCTYAGANSLEEFAANAIVGIQSAAGYAEGKPLHASWS; encoded by the coding sequence GTGCGTTTCCTCAACGACATCCAGCCCCCGTACGACCTGACGTACGACGACGTCTTCATGGTGCCCAGCCGTTCGGCCGTCGGCTCGCGTCAGGGAGTGGACCTCGCCTCCCCCGACGGCAGCGGCACCACCATCCCCCTCGTGGTCGCCAACATGACGGCGATCGCGGGCCGCCGGATGGCCGAGACCGTCGCCCGCCGCGGTGGCCTTGTCGTCATTCCGCAGGACATTCCGATCGACGTCATCACCGAGGTCGTCACCTGGGTCAAGGGACGCCATCTGGTGCTCGACACCCCGATCGTCCTCGCGCCCCACCAGACCGTCGCCGACGCGCTGGCGCTGCTGCCCAAGCGCGCGCACAACGCGGGCGTCGTCGTCGACGAGGACGGCCGCCCCGTCGGCGTCGTCACCGACACCGACCTGTCCGGCGTGGACCGCTTCACCCAGCTGTCCGAGGTCATGTCCAAGGACCTGCTGCTCCTGGACGCGGACATCGCGCCCCGCGAGGCATTCAACCGGCTCGACGCCGCCAACCGCCGCTACGCCCCCGCCGTGGACGCGGACGGCAAGCTCGCCGGCATCCTCACCCGCACGGGCGCCCTGCGCGCCACGCTGTACACGCCGGCCACCGACGCGAACGGCCGGCTGCGCGTCGCCGCCGCCGTCGGCATCAACGGCGACGTGGCCGGCAAGGCCAAGCAGCTGCTGGACGCGGGCGTCGACACGCTCGTCATCGACACGGCGCACGGCCACCAGGAGTCGATGATCAGCGCCGTGCGGACCGTGCGTGCGCTGGATCCGCAGGTGCCGATCGTCGCGGGCAACATCGTCGCCGCCGAGGGCGTCAAGGACCTGATCGACGCGGGCGCCGACATCATCAAGGTCGGTGTCGGCCCGGGCGCCATGTGCACCACCCGCATGATGACCGGCGTCGGCCGGCCGCAGTTCTCCGCGGTCCTGGAGTGCGCCGCCGAGGCGAAGAAGTACGGCAAGCACGTGTGGGCCGACGGCGGTGTCCGCCACCCCCGTGACGTCGCCATGGCGCTGGCCGCCGGTGCGTCGAACGTCATGATCGGCTCCTGGTTCGCCGGCACGTACGAGTCCCCCGGCGACCTCCAGCAGGACGCGCACGGACGCCTGTACAAGGAGTCCTTCGGCATGGCGTCCGCACGGGCCGTCAAGAACCGCACCAGCGAGGAGTCCGCGTACGACCGGGCCCGCAAGGCGCTGTTCGAGGAGGGCATCTCCACCTCGCGCATGTTCCTCGACCCGGCCCGCCCGGGCGTCGAGGACCTGATCGACTCGATCATCGCGGGCGTCCGTTCCTCCTGCACCTACGCGGGCGCCAACTCCCTGGAGGAGTTCGCCGCGAACGCGATCGTCGGTATCCAGAGCGCGGCCGGCTACGCCGAGGGCAAGCCCCTGCACGCCAGCTGGAGCTGA
- a CDS encoding barstar family protein translates to MTHGPLAAVCRSAGWQVTELDLTGVLDKAAFMARCVRCLDLPEWFGRNWDALGDLLGDPDWGPASPGRLLVVTGWRPYARARPEEWETAQEVLESASGYYQESDAALSVVLSLGGSDQLPPDQPG, encoded by the coding sequence ATGACGCACGGTCCGCTCGCCGCGGTGTGCCGTTCGGCCGGGTGGCAGGTCACCGAGCTCGACCTCACCGGGGTCCTCGACAAGGCCGCCTTCATGGCGCGCTGCGTCCGCTGCCTCGACCTGCCGGAGTGGTTCGGGCGCAACTGGGACGCGCTCGGCGACCTCCTGGGCGACCCCGACTGGGGACCGGCGAGTCCGGGCAGACTGCTCGTGGTGACCGGCTGGCGCCCCTACGCGCGAGCCCGGCCCGAGGAGTGGGAGACCGCGCAGGAGGTGCTGGAGTCGGCCTCCGGCTACTACCAGGAGTCCGACGCGGCCCTGTCGGTCGTGCTGTCCCTTGGAGGATCCGACCAGTTGCCCCCTGACCAGCCTGGATGA
- a CDS encoding ribonuclease domain-containing protein, whose product MLLRPPPRAFTVRLFAGLLVCLTVLLTGCSATGGAGPGDSAATAVSRSGRAPSWAGGLPAVSVTALPAEARSTLALIDRGGPFPYAKDGTVFGNFERELPGHTRGYYHEYTVPTPGEGDRGARRIVTGRGGEIFYTDDHYNSFKAVLR is encoded by the coding sequence ATGCTGCTGCGGCCGCCCCCTCGGGCGTTCACGGTCCGCCTGTTCGCGGGACTGCTGGTCTGTCTGACCGTCCTGTTGACGGGCTGCTCGGCGACGGGCGGGGCCGGTCCAGGCGACTCGGCGGCCACCGCCGTGAGCCGTTCCGGGCGCGCCCCTTCATGGGCCGGCGGTCTGCCGGCCGTCTCCGTGACCGCGCTCCCCGCCGAGGCGCGGTCGACCCTCGCCCTCATCGACCGGGGCGGCCCCTTCCCGTACGCCAAGGACGGCACCGTCTTCGGCAACTTCGAACGCGAGCTGCCGGGGCACACCAGGGGCTACTACCACGAGTACACGGTGCCGACCCCGGGGGAGGGCGACCGGGGGGCCCGGCGCATCGTCACCGGGCGGGGCGGGGAGATCTTCTACACCGACGATCACTACAACTCGTTCAAGGCGGTGCTGAGATGA
- a CDS encoding sugar-binding domain-containing protein, with amino-acid sequence MNRSEEIAVSGMSAGRSAMRMGPAELVQAAAMARRFYLEGKSKIQIAEEFGVSRFKVARVLETALERDLVRIEIRVPAELDAERSDALRARYGLRHAVVVESPAEAEESPDPENLGEVAADLLGELVNEGDVLGLAWGRSTIHMAAALDRLPPCTVVQLTGVYDAGTAERGSVEAVRRAAQVSGGDAHPIYAPMLLPDAATAAALRHQTGIARAFEYFDKVTVACVSIGSWEPGISTVHDMLSDAERAHYASLGVAAEMSAHLFDAEGRRVGRDLGERCITVEADRLRRIPEVVAIAGGQRKAAAIDAVLRSGLVTSLVTDTSAADALMTAGPPPRPALNRADPDGP; translated from the coding sequence GTGAACAGAAGTGAGGAGATCGCCGTGTCGGGTATGTCGGCGGGCCGGTCAGCCATGCGGATGGGACCCGCTGAGCTGGTCCAGGCGGCGGCCATGGCCCGCCGCTTCTACCTCGAGGGCAAATCCAAGATCCAGATCGCCGAGGAGTTCGGCGTCAGCCGCTTCAAGGTGGCCCGGGTCCTGGAGACCGCTCTCGAACGGGATCTCGTGAGGATCGAGATCCGCGTCCCCGCCGAGCTCGACGCGGAGCGCTCGGACGCGCTGCGTGCCCGCTACGGCCTGCGGCACGCCGTGGTCGTCGAGTCCCCGGCCGAGGCCGAGGAGTCGCCCGACCCGGAGAACCTCGGCGAGGTGGCCGCCGACCTGCTCGGCGAGCTCGTCAACGAGGGGGATGTGCTCGGCCTCGCCTGGGGCCGCTCCACGATCCACATGGCGGCGGCCCTCGACCGGCTCCCGCCGTGCACCGTGGTGCAGCTGACGGGCGTGTACGACGCCGGGACCGCCGAACGCGGCTCCGTCGAGGCCGTCCGTCGTGCCGCGCAGGTGTCGGGCGGAGACGCCCACCCCATCTACGCGCCGATGCTGCTGCCCGACGCGGCCACCGCGGCCGCGCTGCGCCACCAGACGGGCATCGCCCGCGCCTTCGAGTACTTCGACAAGGTGACGGTCGCCTGCGTCTCCATCGGCTCCTGGGAGCCCGGCATCTCCACGGTGCACGACATGCTCAGCGACGCGGAGCGCGCGCACTACGCCTCGCTCGGCGTCGCCGCCGAGATGTCCGCGCACCTCTTCGACGCCGAGGGGCGCCGGGTCGGGCGTGACCTGGGCGAGCGCTGCATCACGGTCGAGGCCGACCGGCTGCGCCGCATCCCCGAGGTCGTCGCCATAGCGGGTGGGCAGCGCAAGGCGGCCGCCATCGACGCGGTGCTGCGGTCCGGCCTCGTCACCAGCCTGGTGACGGACACCTCGGCCGCGGACGCGCTGATGACGGCGGGCCCGCCCCCGCGTCCGGCACTGAACCGCGCGGACCCGGACGGGCCCTGA
- the rpe gene encoding ribulose-phosphate 3-epimerase, with protein sequence MAAQINPSILSADFARLAEEAKAVEGADWLHVDVMDNHFVPNLTLGVPVVESLARATDTPLDCHLMIEDADRWAPQYVEAGAGSVTFHVEAAAAPVRLAREIRAKGARASMALKPATPIEPYEDLLPELDMLLIMTVEPGFGGQSFLDIMLPKIRRTRELISKHGLELWLQVDGGVSASTIERCAEAGADVFVAGSAVYGAADPAEAVRALRTQAEGAMTRASWACGH encoded by the coding sequence ATGGCCGCGCAGATCAACCCCAGCATCCTGTCCGCCGACTTCGCCCGTCTTGCCGAGGAGGCAAAGGCGGTGGAAGGCGCGGACTGGCTCCATGTCGACGTCATGGACAACCATTTCGTACCGAACCTCACCCTCGGGGTCCCGGTCGTAGAGTCTCTGGCCCGTGCGACCGACACTCCGCTGGACTGCCATCTGATGATCGAGGACGCCGATCGGTGGGCGCCCCAGTACGTGGAAGCCGGTGCCGGCTCCGTCACCTTCCATGTCGAGGCGGCCGCCGCGCCCGTCCGGCTCGCCCGCGAGATCCGGGCGAAGGGGGCCAGGGCCTCGATGGCGCTCAAGCCCGCGACCCCCATCGAGCCGTACGAGGACCTGCTGCCCGAGCTCGACATGCTGCTGATCATGACGGTCGAGCCCGGATTCGGGGGCCAGTCTTTTCTTGACATCATGCTCCCCAAGATCCGCCGGACGCGCGAGTTGATCAGCAAGCACGGTCTGGAACTGTGGCTCCAGGTCGACGGCGGCGTCTCGGCCTCCACCATCGAGCGGTGCGCGGAGGCGGGAGCCGACGTGTTCGTCGCCGGTTCGGCGGTGTACGGGGCCGCGGACCCGGCCGAGGCGGTACGTGCATTGCGCACCCAGGCCGAGGGGGCGATGACCCGTGCGTCGTGGGCGTGCGGCCACTGA